A genome region from Variovorax paradoxus includes the following:
- a CDS encoding amidohydrolase family protein, with protein sequence MLDLLITNATLPDGRTGMSIAVQDGCIAEVTEGLAAPAHENLDAQGLLLSPHFVDPHFHMDATLSYGLPRVNQSGTLLEGIALWGELKPLLTAEALIERALAYCDWAVAKGLLAVRTHVDTSDPSLLAVDALLEVKRRVAPYLDLQLVAFPQDGVLRSPGGVANIERALDKGVDVVGGIPHFERTMADGAASVKLLCEMAAERGKLVDMHCDESDDPLSRHIETLAFEAQRLGLQGRVTGSHCTSMHSMDNYYVSKLLPLIAQSGVAVIANPLINITLQGRHDTYPKRRGMTRVPELMAAGVNVAFGHDCVMDPWYGMGSGDMLEVAHMGLHVAQMTSQAGIRQCFEAVTTNAARVMHLEGYGLAAGCEASFVLLQARDPVEAIRLRATRLKVFRKGQLLAETPAATASLHMAGRSAATSWMTPQRQG encoded by the coding sequence ATGCTCGACCTCCTCATCACCAACGCCACCCTCCCCGACGGCCGCACCGGCATGTCGATCGCCGTGCAGGACGGTTGCATCGCCGAAGTCACCGAAGGCCTGGCCGCGCCCGCGCACGAGAACCTCGACGCGCAGGGCCTGCTGCTTTCGCCGCATTTCGTCGATCCGCACTTCCACATGGACGCCACGCTCAGCTATGGCCTGCCGCGCGTGAACCAGAGCGGCACGCTGCTCGAAGGCATCGCGCTGTGGGGCGAGCTGAAGCCATTGCTCACGGCCGAGGCGCTCATCGAGCGCGCGCTGGCCTACTGCGACTGGGCCGTGGCCAAGGGCCTGCTGGCGGTGCGCACGCACGTCGACACCAGCGACCCGAGCCTGCTCGCGGTCGATGCGCTGCTCGAGGTCAAGCGCCGCGTGGCGCCCTACCTCGACCTGCAGCTGGTCGCTTTCCCGCAGGACGGCGTGCTGCGCTCGCCGGGCGGCGTGGCCAACATCGAGCGCGCGCTCGACAAGGGCGTGGACGTGGTCGGCGGCATTCCGCATTTCGAGCGCACCATGGCCGACGGCGCCGCCAGCGTGAAGCTGCTGTGCGAGATGGCGGCCGAGCGCGGCAAGCTGGTCGACATGCACTGCGACGAGTCGGACGACCCGCTGTCGCGCCACATCGAGACCCTCGCCTTCGAGGCGCAGCGCCTCGGCCTGCAGGGCCGCGTGACCGGCTCGCACTGCACGTCGATGCACTCGATGGACAACTACTACGTGAGCAAGCTGCTGCCGCTGATCGCGCAGAGCGGCGTGGCCGTCATCGCGAACCCGCTCATCAACATCACGCTGCAGGGCCGCCACGACACCTACCCCAAGCGCCGCGGCATGACGCGCGTGCCCGAGCTGATGGCCGCGGGCGTGAACGTGGCGTTCGGCCACGACTGCGTGATGGACCCGTGGTATGGCATGGGCTCGGGAGACATGCTCGAAGTGGCGCACATGGGCCTGCACGTGGCGCAGATGACGAGCCAGGCCGGCATCCGCCAGTGCTTCGAGGCCGTGACCACCAACGCCGCGCGCGTGATGCACCTGGAGGGCTACGGCCTCGCGGCCGGCTGCGAGGCGAGCTTCGTGCTGCTGCAGGCGCGCGACCCGGTCGAGGCGATCCGCCTGCGCGCCACGCGGCTCAAGGTGTTCCGCAAGGGGCAGTTGCTGGCGGAAACGCCTGCGGCCACCGCCAGCCTGCACATGGCGGGACGCAGCGCCGCGACGAGCTGGATGACGCCGCAGCGCCAGGGCTGA